A single window of Granulicella sibirica DNA harbors:
- a CDS encoding TolC family protein, with the protein MRPQSTNPTRFGKAALLALLTLTPHAAILAQAGGGAGSGTGAGAAGGSAAGSPGASGAASRGAAADRSGSDQGTPAQTSGSQSNGTAQSPAAAYAAGASLGPDPRKPPVSRPGAFTLQQIIAMAQDHNPTLLAAQANLRAVRAQEVQAAVRANPYLTIYGTDVTLPAEGSANPYSYSAQVSRLFERGEKRRWRIDAAKATTGQTQAQLEDTVRQTVLTIKQAFTKMLVAKEALELANASLKDYRHEVEISLDRYKAGDLGKLDYERLDLQLGSFESDAANNEITVLQASDQLQTLIGVETPVEDFDIAGDIVPPIVSGTRAALIQQALAKRPDLAAAQAAVGAAEANARLAVANGTTDPTLEGEYDRAGTDNSAGFSVNIPLRLFDRNHGNKQTARYQADASRLSQTAARNQVLSDVDQAWVGYTRAKALSDRFSKHYLDESKDILSIAQFSFEHGGLALIDYLDALRDARSSTSDALNAFATTWNAIHQLSAATATNVAP; encoded by the coding sequence TTGAGACCGCAATCGACTAACCCAACCCGGTTCGGCAAAGCCGCGCTCCTTGCCCTTCTGACCCTCACGCCACACGCCGCGATCCTGGCCCAAGCGGGCGGTGGTGCAGGCAGCGGGACCGGAGCCGGAGCCGCCGGTGGAAGCGCCGCCGGATCGCCTGGAGCCTCGGGCGCAGCCTCACGCGGAGCCGCCGCCGACCGGTCCGGCTCGGACCAGGGCACACCCGCCCAGACCAGCGGTTCGCAGTCCAACGGTACCGCCCAGAGCCCCGCAGCCGCCTACGCCGCCGGAGCCAGCCTCGGCCCAGACCCGCGCAAGCCTCCCGTCTCCAGGCCCGGAGCCTTCACCCTCCAGCAGATCATCGCCATGGCTCAGGATCACAATCCGACGCTCCTCGCCGCCCAGGCCAATCTCCGGGCCGTCCGAGCCCAGGAGGTCCAGGCGGCCGTCCGCGCCAACCCCTACCTCACCATCTACGGCACCGACGTCACCCTCCCCGCAGAAGGCTCCGCCAACCCCTACTCCTACAGCGCCCAGGTCTCACGCCTCTTTGAGCGCGGTGAGAAGCGCCGTTGGCGCATCGATGCTGCCAAAGCCACCACCGGTCAAACCCAGGCACAGCTCGAAGACACTGTCCGGCAAACCGTCCTCACCATTAAGCAGGCCTTCACCAAGATGCTGGTAGCCAAGGAAGCGCTCGAGCTCGCCAACGCCAGCCTCAAGGACTATCGCCACGAAGTCGAGATCAGCCTCGATCGCTACAAAGCCGGAGACCTCGGCAAGCTCGACTACGAGCGCCTCGACCTCCAACTCGGCAGCTTCGAATCGGACGCCGCCAACAACGAGATCACCGTCCTCCAGGCCAGCGACCAGCTCCAGACCCTTATCGGCGTCGAAACCCCGGTCGAAGACTTCGACATCGCCGGCGACATCGTCCCACCCATCGTTTCGGGAACCCGCGCCGCCCTCATCCAGCAGGCCCTCGCGAAACGTCCAGACCTCGCAGCAGCCCAGGCCGCCGTCGGAGCCGCCGAAGCCAACGCCCGCCTCGCCGTCGCCAACGGAACCACCGACCCAACCCTCGAAGGCGAGTACGACCGCGCCGGCACCGACAACTCAGCCGGCTTCTCCGTCAACATTCCCTTGCGCCTCTTCGACCGCAACCACGGCAACAAGCAGACCGCCCGCTACCAGGCCGACGCCTCCCGCCTCTCGCAGACCGCCGCCCGCAACCAGGTCCTCTCCGACGTCGACCAGGCATGGGTCGGCTATACCCGCGCCAAGGCCCTCTCCGACCGTTTCAGCAAGCACTACCTCGACGAGTCGAAGGACATCCTCTCCATCGCGCAGTTCTCCTTCGAGCACGGCGGCCTCGCCCTCATCGACTATCTCGACGCCCTCCGCGACGCCCGCTCCTCCACCTCCGACGCCCTGAACGCCTTCGCCACCACATGGAACGCCATCCACCAGCTCTCCGCCGCGACCGCTACCAACGTCGCGCCGTAG
- a CDS encoding barstar family protein: MGSIDSLRGVVCSLSINPSEAMLQEHHISESTMLTSRISLNCENIQDWLSFHEEFARVFGFPDFYGKNMDAWIDCLTSLDVPADGMSGVHCEPGSVLTVQLENVKSFAQRCPEQYIALLECTAFVNWRRIETGSSSVLTLSFHN; this comes from the coding sequence GTTGTCTGCTCGCTCTCCATAAACCCAAGCGAAGCTATGCTTCAAGAGCACCACATTTCGGAGAGCACGATGTTGACCTCAAGAATCTCGCTGAATTGCGAAAATATCCAAGACTGGCTGTCCTTTCATGAGGAGTTCGCCCGGGTCTTCGGCTTCCCTGATTTTTATGGCAAGAACATGGATGCCTGGATCGACTGTCTTACCTCGCTGGATGTTCCTGCAGATGGCATGTCCGGGGTTCACTGCGAACCCGGCTCTGTTCTCACGGTGCAACTTGAAAATGTAAAGTCGTTCGCACAACGATGCCCGGAGCAGTACATAGCTCTTCTCGAATGCACTGCCTTCGTGAATTGGCGGCGCATTGAGACTGGAAGCTCTTCCGTCCTAACACTCAGCTTCCATAACTGA
- a CDS encoding efflux RND transporter periplasmic adaptor subunit, whose product MAQMGSTPIRPHGFFLTLRPVLCVATLGLLLAGCQKHEEANRESAEAPPSAPSVVPSGEAGLVKVDQPQQFPLTTAITRQSVSTLNVTGQVSPDVSRELPVLSLANGRVVALHVGLGDYVHKGQLVMEVQSPDISTAFAGYLKAVNDERLTKVVLDRDKLLFDKGAIAQSQLEIAQNGEDDARTALVAAEQQLRILGVDKDHPGDTVRVYAPASGVIISQNVTAAGAAGITFAGAAGSLTIADLSHVWVVCDVYENDLATVHLGEAAEIRLSAFPGKVLTGTVSDIGAVLDPAIRTAKVRIQVQNPGSLLRIGMFATATFHGSKAEMKVAVPAAAVLHLHDREYVFEPGGSAGTFRRVQIKAGAPLDGNMLEVSSGLASGAQVVSNALDLQNTAAQ is encoded by the coding sequence ATGGCACAGATGGGAAGCACCCCGATTCGACCACACGGTTTCTTCCTCACACTGCGTCCCGTGCTTTGCGTGGCGACGCTCGGCCTGCTCCTAGCCGGCTGTCAAAAGCACGAGGAGGCGAACCGCGAATCCGCCGAGGCGCCTCCCTCCGCTCCTTCCGTCGTCCCCAGCGGCGAGGCCGGCCTCGTCAAGGTTGATCAGCCTCAGCAGTTCCCCCTCACGACTGCCATCACCCGCCAGTCGGTCAGCACGTTGAACGTCACCGGCCAGGTTTCGCCGGACGTCTCCCGCGAGCTACCCGTCCTTTCGCTGGCCAACGGTCGCGTAGTCGCGCTCCACGTCGGTCTCGGTGACTACGTCCACAAGGGCCAGCTCGTGATGGAGGTACAGAGCCCCGATATCTCGACCGCCTTCGCCGGATACCTCAAGGCCGTTAACGACGAGCGCCTGACCAAGGTCGTTCTTGATCGCGACAAGCTCCTCTTCGATAAGGGAGCCATCGCCCAGAGCCAGCTCGAAATCGCCCAGAACGGCGAAGACGATGCCAGGACGGCCCTCGTAGCAGCCGAACAACAACTTCGCATCCTCGGCGTCGACAAGGATCACCCCGGCGACACGGTCCGGGTCTATGCCCCCGCCTCCGGCGTCATCATCTCGCAGAACGTCACTGCGGCCGGTGCAGCCGGGATCACCTTTGCCGGGGCCGCAGGCTCGCTCACGATCGCCGACCTCTCGCACGTCTGGGTCGTCTGCGATGTCTACGAGAACGACCTCGCTACCGTCCACCTGGGTGAAGCTGCCGAGATCCGTCTCTCCGCCTTTCCGGGCAAAGTCCTCACCGGCACAGTCAGCGACATCGGCGCGGTCCTCGATCCCGCGATCCGGACCGCGAAGGTCCGCATCCAGGTCCAGAACCCCGGCAGCCTGCTTCGCATCGGCATGTTCGCCACCGCCACCTTCCATGGCTCGAAGGCCGAGATGAAGGTGGCGGTTCCCGCCGCCGCCGTGCTCCACCTGCACGACCGCGAGTACGTCTTCGAGCCCGGCGGATCGGCGGGAACCTTCCGGCGCGTCCAGATCAAGGCAGGCGCCCCCCTCGACGGCAACATGCTCGAAGTATCGAGCGGCCTCGCCTCCGGCGCCCAGGTCGTCTCGAACGCTCTGGATCTGCAGAACACGGCGGCACAGTAA
- a CDS encoding C25 family cysteine peptidase, whose translation MTSNAFPMPLCVRAATSRVRPPLTDADVPHLPPDLPNADKRKKSGKILGTDSSVPNPQDLTMAGWGIIFATNPQAELIKAQLQPLIDLRRSQVQSADLFRIFEGPQNGVTPNLTAEAWAYSRGVTLNAPVHPRGKVPYYLLLVGSPQDISFEFQNKLKMQWAVGRLYFNDIADYGRYAASIVQYESESFTPAQAKKAACWMTRNPKDQPTDLLSSTLKQAFDNPDPGEALGASRSFPVDYYVSAQATKPQLQKLLSGGPQSPAILFTGSHGADYWGAVPEIQRRMQGSLITQEWSDGAALDSSNSFSADDVPATANLQGAMVFLFACYSGGCPAFDSYTRNEDGSLVRIADEDMISRLPQTLLAKGALAVLGHVDIAHCDSFLTTDDTPQTQVIASPLEYLMDGMRVGRAADSLTSVWTSLSASAGSAKPPTGTTAAAAQKRAAYARLVVSRDDLKNFILLGDPAARLKVEKFA comes from the coding sequence ATGACCTCCAATGCGTTCCCTATGCCTCTCTGCGTTCGCGCCGCCACCTCCCGGGTACGTCCGCCGCTCACAGATGCGGACGTTCCCCACCTGCCACCCGATCTGCCCAACGCGGACAAGCGCAAGAAATCCGGCAAGATCCTTGGTACCGACTCCAGCGTTCCGAATCCGCAGGACCTGACCATGGCTGGGTGGGGCATCATCTTCGCCACCAACCCACAGGCCGAACTCATCAAGGCGCAGCTCCAACCGCTGATCGATCTTCGCCGATCGCAGGTGCAGTCGGCCGATCTCTTCCGGATCTTCGAAGGCCCTCAGAACGGCGTCACGCCGAACCTCACCGCGGAGGCCTGGGCCTATAGCCGAGGGGTCACACTGAACGCACCCGTCCACCCCAGGGGCAAGGTGCCGTACTACCTTCTTCTCGTCGGCTCCCCGCAGGACATCTCCTTCGAGTTCCAGAACAAGCTCAAGATGCAATGGGCGGTCGGCCGTCTGTACTTCAACGATATCGCCGACTACGGCCGCTACGCCGCCAGCATCGTCCAGTACGAATCTGAGTCCTTCACCCCCGCGCAGGCAAAGAAGGCGGCATGCTGGATGACCCGCAATCCGAAGGACCAGCCCACCGACCTTCTCTCGAGCACACTCAAGCAAGCCTTCGACAATCCAGATCCAGGCGAAGCTCTCGGCGCTTCCCGTTCCTTCCCTGTCGACTACTACGTATCGGCCCAGGCCACCAAGCCACAGCTTCAGAAACTGCTCTCCGGCGGTCCGCAGAGCCCCGCCATCCTCTTCACCGGATCGCACGGCGCCGACTACTGGGGAGCGGTCCCGGAAATCCAGCGCAGGATGCAAGGGTCCCTCATCACGCAGGAGTGGTCAGACGGCGCTGCCCTCGACTCTTCTAACTCCTTCTCGGCCGATGACGTCCCGGCAACCGCGAACCTCCAGGGAGCGATGGTCTTCCTCTTCGCCTGTTATAGCGGAGGATGTCCCGCCTTCGATAGCTACACCCGCAACGAAGACGGTTCGCTCGTTCGCATCGCCGACGAGGACATGATCTCGCGGCTACCGCAGACGCTTCTTGCCAAAGGAGCCCTCGCCGTTCTAGGGCACGTCGACATCGCGCACTGCGACTCGTTCCTCACCACCGATGACACCCCACAAACGCAGGTCATCGCTTCCCCTCTCGAATACCTGATGGACGGCATGAGAGTCGGCCGCGCCGCGGACTCCCTTACGAGCGTCTGGACATCCTTAAGCGCATCCGCCGGGTCGGCGAAGCCCCCCACCGGAACGACTGCAGCCGCTGCCCAGAAACGTGCTGCGTATGCCCGCCTCGTCGTCTCCCGCGACGATCTGAAAAACTTCATCCTCTTGGGCGACCCTGCGGCGCGCCTCAAGGTAGAGAAGTTCGCCTGA
- a CDS encoding efflux RND transporter permease subunit has protein sequence MIRKIVDFALNNRFIILIIAVLLFGWGAISFHNLPVEAYPDVANNYVTVITQWPGRAAEEVEQQVTVPLEIGMAGIPHMTHLRSTSLAGLSSLTMIFDDESENDWNREKVLERLSQVTLPNGLQPQIGTDWSPVGQIFWYTLESSNPAYDTMALKGLEDWTLERQFRSVPGVVDVASFGGVTREYQVILDPEKLIQYGLTVGQVKQQLIANNVNAGGSFIETGQQQINVREVGLFRNVDDIAQTVLKSQNGTALRVSDVATVVQGPKIRLGQIGRTIRRQDGKYDDNQDAVEGTLLLQKGDNSDETLEAIHAKVKELNEHVLPKGVKVVPFLDRSDLLHLTTHTVLHNLTEGIILVVIILFVFLGNLRGALIVALTIPFSLLFASICLDLRHIPANLLSLGALDFGMVVDGAVVMIENIVRHLSHGRREDMTPMQQIREAAYEVQRPVFYAIGIIITAYLPIFTLQSVEGRLFKPMSWTVAFALLGALIFSIILAPVLASFLFRKGTTEWENPVLRWITNGYRHSAQWAIEHRPVTFGVAIAAFAATVYLGTSGIVGSEFLPHLDEGAIWVRGTLAPSTGPTESREVANHARVVLASFPEVKQVVSQIGRPDDGTDTTGFFNTEYFVDLKPKAEWRPVFKENKEELIGAMNRELDKAPGVIWNFSQPISDNVEEAVSGVKGELAVKLYGTDLKTLEAKGDEIVNVMQNIKGVADLGLFRVIGQPNLNFTVDRQAAARFGINVSDIQDAIESAVGGAAVTQVLEGDARYDVTPRYSPSYRNTPESIANIRILSPTGERVSLAQVTTQHIEDGAEQIGREGGLRYVAIKYSVRNRDLGSTVEEAIAKVGKQVQLPPGYKIDWAGEYESQKRSSRRLMIVLPLTIMLIFLILYTMFSSFKWAILILANVAMAPFGGMLALLLSHTHFSVSSGVGFLALFGVSVQTGIIMLEYINQMRASGFSVEQAAIEGAVLRLRPIMMTMLVATLGLLPAATSHGIGSDSQRPFAIVIVGGLVGALLISVFLLPTLYVWIARDTDVLPAPNTEFEH, from the coding sequence ATGATCCGGAAGATCGTCGATTTCGCGCTCAACAACCGCTTCATCATCCTGATCATCGCCGTCCTTCTCTTTGGCTGGGGCGCGATCTCGTTCCACAACCTCCCCGTTGAGGCCTACCCCGACGTCGCCAACAACTACGTCACGGTCATCACCCAGTGGCCCGGACGCGCGGCCGAAGAGGTCGAGCAGCAAGTCACGGTTCCCCTCGAGATCGGCATGGCGGGCATTCCGCACATGACCCACCTGCGCTCTACCTCGCTCGCAGGTCTCTCCAGCCTGACGATGATCTTCGACGACGAGAGCGAAAACGATTGGAACCGCGAGAAGGTCCTGGAACGCCTCTCGCAAGTAACCCTCCCGAACGGTCTTCAACCCCAGATCGGTACCGACTGGAGTCCCGTCGGCCAGATCTTCTGGTACACCCTCGAAAGCTCAAACCCCGCCTACGACACCATGGCGCTCAAGGGCCTCGAGGACTGGACCCTCGAACGCCAGTTCCGCAGCGTTCCCGGTGTCGTCGACGTGGCGAGCTTCGGGGGCGTCACCCGCGAGTATCAGGTCATTCTCGACCCAGAGAAGCTCATCCAGTACGGCCTTACCGTCGGCCAGGTCAAACAGCAGTTGATCGCCAACAACGTCAACGCCGGTGGAAGCTTCATCGAGACCGGCCAACAGCAGATCAACGTCCGGGAAGTCGGCCTCTTCCGCAACGTGGACGACATCGCCCAAACGGTCCTTAAGAGCCAGAACGGCACCGCCCTCCGCGTCAGCGACGTCGCCACCGTTGTGCAGGGACCAAAGATTCGCCTCGGCCAGATCGGCCGCACCATCCGCCGCCAGGACGGCAAGTACGACGACAACCAGGACGCCGTGGAAGGCACCCTGCTCCTGCAAAAAGGCGACAACTCCGACGAGACACTCGAGGCCATCCACGCCAAGGTCAAGGAACTGAACGAGCACGTCCTTCCCAAGGGCGTGAAGGTTGTTCCGTTCCTCGATCGCAGCGACCTCCTGCATCTGACGACCCACACCGTCCTGCACAACCTGACCGAGGGCATCATCCTCGTCGTCATCATCCTCTTCGTCTTCCTCGGCAACCTGCGCGGTGCGCTCATCGTCGCCTTGACGATTCCGTTTTCGCTCCTGTTCGCTTCGATCTGCCTCGATCTCCGCCACATCCCGGCCAACCTGCTCTCCCTCGGCGCGCTCGACTTCGGCATGGTCGTCGACGGTGCGGTCGTCATGATCGAAAACATCGTCCGCCACCTGAGCCACGGACGCCGCGAAGACATGACCCCGATGCAGCAGATCCGCGAAGCCGCCTACGAAGTCCAGCGGCCCGTCTTCTACGCCATCGGCATCATCATCACGGCCTATTTGCCCATCTTCACTCTGCAATCGGTCGAAGGCCGTCTCTTCAAGCCAATGTCGTGGACGGTCGCCTTCGCTCTCCTCGGCGCACTTATCTTCTCGATCATCCTCGCCCCCGTGCTCGCCAGCTTCCTCTTCCGCAAGGGCACCACCGAGTGGGAGAACCCAGTTCTTCGCTGGATCACGAACGGCTACCGTCACTCCGCCCAATGGGCGATCGAGCACCGCCCCGTTACCTTCGGCGTCGCCATTGCGGCCTTCGCGGCGACCGTCTATCTCGGAACCTCCGGCATCGTCGGCTCCGAGTTCCTTCCGCATCTCGACGAGGGCGCGATCTGGGTCCGCGGAACCCTCGCCCCAAGCACCGGCCCCACCGAGAGCCGCGAAGTGGCCAATCACGCTCGCGTCGTCCTCGCATCGTTTCCCGAGGTCAAACAAGTCGTCAGCCAGATTGGCCGGCCCGACGACGGAACCGACACCACCGGCTTCTTCAACACGGAATATTTCGTCGACCTGAAGCCCAAAGCCGAGTGGCGCCCAGTCTTCAAGGAGAACAAGGAAGAGCTGATCGGCGCGATGAATCGCGAACTGGATAAAGCCCCAGGAGTCATCTGGAACTTCTCTCAGCCGATCTCGGACAACGTGGAAGAGGCCGTCAGCGGCGTCAAGGGCGAACTCGCCGTCAAGCTCTACGGCACCGACCTCAAGACCCTCGAAGCCAAGGGCGACGAGATCGTCAACGTGATGCAGAACATCAAGGGCGTCGCCGATCTCGGGCTCTTCCGCGTGATCGGCCAGCCCAACCTGAACTTCACCGTCGATCGCCAGGCCGCCGCCCGCTTCGGCATCAATGTCTCCGACATCCAGGACGCCATCGAATCGGCCGTCGGAGGTGCTGCCGTCACCCAGGTCCTCGAAGGCGATGCTCGCTACGACGTCACCCCGCGCTACAGCCCCTCGTACCGCAACACTCCCGAATCCATCGCCAACATCCGCATCCTCTCGCCCACCGGCGAACGCGTCTCCCTCGCCCAGGTCACCACGCAGCACATCGAAGATGGGGCCGAGCAGATCGGGCGCGAAGGCGGCCTCCGCTACGTCGCCATCAAGTACAGCGTGCGCAATCGCGACCTCGGCAGCACCGTCGAAGAGGCCATCGCCAAGGTCGGGAAACAGGTCCAACTTCCCCCGGGATACAAGATCGATTGGGCGGGCGAATATGAGAGCCAGAAACGGAGCTCGCGCCGCCTCATGATCGTCCTACCCCTCACGATCATGTTGATCTTCCTGATCCTCTACACCATGTTCAGCTCCTTCAAGTGGGCGATCCTCATCCTCGCGAACGTGGCGATGGCGCCCTTTGGCGGCATGCTCGCACTTCTGCTAAGCCATACCCACTTCAGCGTCTCGTCGGGCGTCGGTTTCCTCGCGCTCTTCGGCGTCTCGGTCCAGACCGGCATCATCATGCTCGAGTACATCAACCAGATGCGAGCCAGCGGCTTCAGCGTCGAGCAGGCCGCCATCGAAGGCGCGGTGCTCCGCCTGCGTCCCATCATGATGACCATGCTGGTAGCGACCCTCGGCCTCCTCCCCGCAGCTACCTCCCATGGCATCGGGTCCGACTCGCAGCGTCCCTTCGCTATCGTCATTGTTGGGGGCCTGGTCGGCGCGCTGCTCATCAGCGTCTTCCTTCTGCCCACCCTGTATGTCTGGATCGCGCGCGACACCGACGTCCTTCCCGCGCCGAACACGGAGTTTGAGCATTGA
- a CDS encoding serine/threonine-protein kinase, which produces MNEEPTLPLPTEPSSTASVSAASRKWGGFELLARVGHGGFGEVYRAWDPHLRREVALKLLLPGVVGGDQEYQMMLREARALASVQHPNIVHVYGIDRHDGRVGFWTDFVRGKTLSVLLGDQGPFGYREAALIGLDVTKALSAVHRAGILHRDIKAENVMREEGGRILLMDFGLSALPQRAANLAGTPNYMAPELFVGSPPSAATDVYAIGVLLYFLVSGTHPAKLTGLSLEQMKAALRKRTPLVDVRSDLPEGFLRVVNTAMESDPSRRFSSAGRLAEALAETLGSGATSASSEVIPPKKRARVAVFAGAGVLLLLIAGGAWKFEGSRRSSPASAGTSVSDDDLYQRAEGLLLRSYQEANTVEAVKEFQALLAANPNYALAQAGLGTAYFIQYRGSDDPRLLEMAKAATSRAIQLDPNIAPPYVTLARIAAMEGQNALAMQQAQKAMSIDKRNADAYRALSEVYDAEGRGDDALASMQKAADLAPDDWRWAMNLGGLYLKAGRLDEAAQEYKKSADLAKDNATAYYDLGLVAMRRNKLDEARASLERSLAIEPNAGTYELLGELLVLQGKYGEAVTTGKKAAGLSPNDYRIWGDLGGAYLMTPDGHEKAMEAFRKAVTTAEEARKKEPNNPELLVLLADAYAWLGEKDRSAVLLRQTLTLSSDDPNIDYRAGATYEILGQRDTAMRLIAKALARGAYVADFERDPYLAGLRKDPAFTGILADAKSKNAVDTPKKRA; this is translated from the coding sequence ATGAACGAAGAACCAACCCTTCCTCTTCCGACTGAACCTTCGAGCACGGCGTCTGTTTCGGCGGCGAGCCGGAAGTGGGGCGGATTTGAGCTGCTGGCGCGGGTGGGTCATGGAGGATTTGGGGAGGTGTATCGGGCGTGGGATCCGCACCTGCGGCGCGAGGTGGCGCTGAAGCTTTTGTTGCCAGGAGTCGTGGGAGGTGACCAGGAATACCAGATGATGCTCCGGGAGGCCCGCGCGCTGGCGTCGGTGCAGCATCCGAATATCGTGCATGTATACGGGATCGACCGGCACGATGGCCGCGTGGGGTTCTGGACGGACTTTGTGCGGGGGAAAACACTGTCGGTTCTGCTCGGCGATCAGGGGCCGTTTGGCTACCGCGAGGCGGCGCTGATCGGGCTGGATGTCACGAAGGCGTTGAGCGCCGTGCATCGGGCTGGAATTCTCCACAGGGACATCAAGGCGGAGAACGTGATGCGCGAGGAAGGTGGCCGCATCCTGCTGATGGACTTTGGGCTAAGTGCGCTGCCACAGAGAGCGGCAAATCTTGCGGGTACGCCAAACTACATGGCTCCGGAGTTATTCGTGGGGAGCCCGCCGAGCGCGGCGACCGACGTATACGCGATCGGCGTGCTGCTTTACTTTCTCGTTTCAGGCACGCATCCTGCAAAGCTGACTGGCCTGAGTCTTGAGCAGATGAAGGCTGCGCTGCGGAAGCGGACACCGCTGGTGGATGTGCGTTCGGATCTGCCGGAGGGCTTTCTGCGCGTAGTGAACACCGCGATGGAGTCCGATCCGTCGAGGCGGTTTTCGAGCGCGGGGCGGTTGGCCGAGGCGCTGGCCGAGACTCTTGGCTCCGGCGCGACGTCAGCCTCCTCCGAAGTCATTCCTCCGAAGAAGAGGGCGAGGGTGGCTGTCTTTGCCGGGGCGGGGGTCTTGCTTCTTCTGATCGCTGGCGGGGCCTGGAAGTTTGAAGGAAGCAGACGATCCTCGCCTGCGTCGGCCGGAACTTCGGTGAGCGATGACGACCTCTACCAGAGAGCGGAGGGGCTTCTGCTGAGGTCGTATCAGGAAGCGAACACGGTCGAGGCGGTGAAGGAGTTTCAGGCTCTGCTGGCTGCGAATCCCAACTATGCGCTTGCGCAGGCTGGTTTGGGCACCGCTTACTTCATTCAGTACCGCGGCAGCGATGATCCGAGGCTTCTCGAGATGGCGAAGGCCGCGACGAGCCGGGCGATTCAACTGGATCCGAATATCGCTCCCCCCTACGTCACCTTGGCCAGAATCGCGGCGATGGAAGGTCAGAACGCGCTTGCGATGCAGCAGGCGCAGAAGGCGATGTCGATCGACAAGCGCAATGCCGATGCGTACCGTGCGCTGTCGGAGGTATACGACGCCGAGGGACGCGGCGACGATGCGCTTGCCTCGATGCAGAAGGCAGCGGATCTTGCGCCCGATGATTGGCGCTGGGCGATGAATCTGGGTGGACTTTATCTGAAGGCCGGGCGGCTGGATGAGGCGGCACAGGAGTACAAAAAGAGCGCGGACCTGGCGAAGGATAACGCCACCGCTTACTACGACCTTGGGCTTGTTGCGATGCGCAGGAACAAGCTGGATGAGGCACGCGCCAGCCTCGAACGGTCGTTGGCGATTGAGCCGAATGCTGGTACGTACGAGTTACTCGGCGAACTTCTTGTCCTTCAGGGTAAGTATGGAGAAGCGGTCACCACAGGTAAGAAGGCCGCGGGGTTAAGTCCGAATGACTACCGGATCTGGGGCGATCTGGGTGGCGCTTATCTGATGACACCCGACGGTCACGAAAAAGCCATGGAAGCTTTTCGGAAGGCGGTCACGACGGCGGAAGAGGCGAGAAAAAAGGAACCGAATAACCCGGAACTGCTTGTACTGCTCGCCGATGCGTACGCATGGCTTGGCGAGAAGGATCGAAGCGCTGTGCTCCTGCGGCAGACGCTGACACTTTCTAGCGATGATCCCAATATCGACTACCGCGCCGGGGCGACGTACGAGATACTCGGTCAGCGGGACACTGCGATGCGGCTTATAGCGAAGGCGCTGGCACGTGGCGCGTATGTCGCGGATTTTGAGCGCGATCCTTATCTCGCGGGACTTAGAAAAGATCCTGCCTTTACCGGAATTCTCGCGGACGCAAAGAGCAAGAATGCTGTGGACACCCCGAAAAAAAGGGCATAA